The genomic region CATGAAAACGGCGGCGTCAAGCATGGCCACGCCCATGCCGTCCCTCCTCGCCACGTTGCGGGCGCCGCCCTCGGGCATCATGCCATTTAAGGCCGAGATTCGCTCTGAAAGCTTTATGGCGTCCGAATAGTCGTTGCCCTTCTCCATGGTTATCAGCTTTATGGCGTCGCCTGGCTCTCGCCCCGGTATCCATATGTTGTGGGCGCCCGTCTCAGGCACCACCAGGATAACGGGGAACCCTGTAATTGTAGAAATATGGGCGAACGCCCTGGCCGTGTTTCCAGCCGAGGCCAGCACCATGGCCCTGCCCCCGTGCTCCCTCGCCCTCACAATGGTCGGCGGCGCCTCGAGCTCCTTAAAGCTGCAGGTATCCATGTGTGCCCCCATCTCTGGCCAGTATCCGTTAAAAGAGATGTATAAATCCTTTAGCCCCAGCTCTTTTGCCAGCCCCTCGCTCTTATATGTAATCGGCTTTCCCGGCGTGTCTATATATCCTTTTGCGGGCAGCCAGTCATAGTACCTCCACATCCCGGGCAGGCTTTTTAGCGAGAGCTGTCTCGCCCCGTACTTCGCCCTTATCAATCCATCACAAGTATCGCATCTTAGCGTGTAATGGTCCGTTATCGAGCGCCCACACCACGGGCACTCCAGCGTATATGCTCCCATAAGACCTCTATCGTAAAGTTATCCCGCATATTTTATATGTTTTTCTTTTTTTCGAGCAAATTTGTGTACAAAATGATAATTTAATTTATTTTTTTATCCATTTAGGTAATATTAGTATCTTTTAAGGAAAAAATAATTAAAGGGTGATGTCCATAGTATTTTTTGGTAGCATGAGGGTCGCTTTAAGGAATGTAGCCGAGCCTTCCGGAGATTTTCGCCTTGAGGAGACGTGTGGCTATGAAAAGTGCATGCAGTGCGGGCGATGCACGGCGAGCTGCCCCGCCGCATTCATCTATGAGGACTATCGCCCTCGCGACGTGATGAGGATGCTCCAGATAGGCGACAGGGAGGCGTTGATGCGCGTCATCTGGCGCTGCGGCCAGTGCTATTCCTGTGCGGCAAGGTGCCCGAGGAACAATAGCGTCGGGGCGGGAATCCTCGCCCTTCGGGAGTCTGCAATGGCGGCAGGGCTCGCGCCTGAAGGAATAATGGCCACGGCAGCCATGATCCGCAAAAACCTTTATGGGCATGGCGAAACCTTCCTCCCTGCTACGTTTGACTTCCTGGAAGAGTTCGGCCCCAAGACTACCCAGAGGTGCCGCGATAATGCCAGCAGGAGAGTAAGGCTAGGTTTCGACAGGGATGATGCAAGGGCCCGGCCCATACCGGCAAATTCTATGAAAGAGATAAGGGCGCTCATCGACATGACGTGGCCTGGAGGCGAGGCCGATGCTTAAGCCTCAAAGCATACCCGAGGATAACTATTATCTATTCAAGAGCTGCGTGACGTGCTCGATCTATCCTGGCATCGAGAAGTCAATACGCTTCGTCCTGGATAAAATAGGGGCAAGCTACACCGATGACCCGCGCCATTCCTCATGCACGGGGTTCGGATACCACGCAGGCGTCGTGCCGCTAAAGACATGCCTGGCGTTAAACGCCCGCAACTTTTCCCTGGCCGCGGAGTCCAGGGACAGCCATATAGCCTGCACATGCCCAACATCATATGGAACGCTTAAAGAATGCAAGGATATCCTCTCACGAGACCCATCGCAAAGGGAATACGTTGAAGAAGCCCTAAAAAAGGTGGGCAGAAATCTGGACCTTTCCCCGAGCATCCATCACGTCTCAGAAGTTTTTCTTGCCAGGCTCGAGGGCATCCGGTCGAAGGCAGTACGTGACCTTAGCGGCGTGAGAGCCGTGACCCATCATGGGTGCCATTACTCTAAGATTTATTGTGGAGATGTGGCCTCGGGCGACTTCGAGAGGCCCACAGTGCTAGACGACATCGCGAAGGCCTTAGGGTGTAGCGTGCTGGACTATAATGAGAGGTCGCTATGCTGCGGCATGGGATTCCATTATACTTTAGTGGACCGTGAGTATCCCAGGTCTGTCCTGAAGCGTAAGCTGGCTAGCATAAAGGAAGCCGGCCCCGACGTCATAATTACCCAGTGCCCTGGCTGTACTTTTAACCTGGACTACTATCAGGAGAATCTATCGAACGCGTTGGGCCCGCTGGACATCCCTGTCATGTACTTTTCTGAGCTTGTGGCCGTCGCGTTGGGGGCAGACCCTTATGATATAGGGCTGGACATGCACGCGGTGCCGGTAGAGCCCCTGCTTGAGAGGCTTGGCATCGCGGGAGGAGAGCGATGGCGCCAAGGGTAGGCGTTTTCATCTGCCACTGCGGCGACAACATAAAAGGCACATTGGACGTGGATAGGCTGAAGATGGCAGCATACGCCGAGGGCGTCGAGTGTGTGGAGGACTACCCGTACATGTGCTCGGCGGACGGCCAGTCGCTCATTAAAAGCCGAATAAAAGGCCTTAGCCTTGAGCGCATAGTGGTCGCCGCGTGCTCTCCAAATGTACATGAGCACACGTTCAGGGAGTGCGTGAAAGATGCGGGGCTCAACCAGTATATGGTTGATATAGCGAACATCAGGGAGCAGTGCGCCTGGGTGCCGTCTGAAGACGCCACCGGGAGGGCAATCGATATCATACGCTCGTCAATATACGGCGTCAGACAAGCGGTGCCACTGGAAAACATGACTGTCAATGCTGAGAAGAGAGTCATGGTGGTCGGCGGCGGGATATCAGGCATGACCGCAGCGCTGGCCCTGGCAAAGCAGGGCATTCACGTATATCTCCTAGAATCCGGCCCTACCCTGGGCGGGAACATGGTAAAGATAGGGAAGGTCTTCTCCCCTGATAAGCTGACCGAGGAATGCGCCATGTGCTCGTTGGCCCCGATCATGGGCGAGGTGGCGAAAAACAGGCGGATAGAGGTGAGGACGCTTTCACAGGCCATAGGGCTTAAGGGACATGCCGGGGATTTCACCGTGACCATCGAGTCCGCACCTGCATACATCGACCAGAAGAAGTGCACCTCATGCGGCAAGTGTGCCAGCGCCTGCCCTGTAAAGGTGAAGGACGAGTGGAACTCCTCGCTCTCGCTGAGAAAGGCGGCATACAGGCCGTTCCCGCAGGCGGTCCCGGCCTCTTATACGATTGACGGGGATGCATGCAAGAAGTGCGGGAGCTGCGTTAAGGCGTGCAGCGCGGGCGCGATAGACCTGGATGCAAAGCCCCGTAGAGAGACGCTGCACGCTGGGGCCATAATCATCGCCACCGGCCACAGGGAGCTTGACCCTTCAGATAAGCATGAACTGGGATATGGAAGGTATTCGGGCGTCCTCACCCAGATGGAGCTTGCCCGTCTGCTCGCGGTCAATGGCCCGACCGCCGGAAAGCTAAAAAACCCTGTTACTGGTGAGGCCCCCAGACGGGTCGTCATGGTGCAGTGCGTCGGCTCAAGGGACGAAAAGCCGGGGTCGATACCGTATTGCTCGAAGATATGCTGTATGGTGGCGCTCAAGCACGCCAGCTACATTAAAGACCATTTCCCCGATACTGAAGTTTATATTTGCTATACGGATATGAGGGCGCCAGGCACTTACGAGAATTACTACAGAGAGGTGCAGAAGAAGGGGGTCAGGTTCATCCGGGGCAGGGTAGGGGAGGTGTTTAAGGATGGCCCGCTAGTCGTACGGGTTGAGGATACCCTGGGCGGGGGGCCTTTAGAGTTGGAGGCGGACATGGTGGTGCTTTCCTGCGCCCTGGAGCCCTCTCCCGGGACGGTGCAGGCGGCAAAAGCCCTGGGTGTGGGCATGACTCCCGAGCTTTTCGTCAGGGAGAAGCACCCGAAGCTGGACCCCGCCTCCACGACATCGAGGGGCATATTCGTCTGCGGGACTGCTGCGGGGGCGAAGGATATCACCGACTCCATAATGCAGGCGCGGGCGGCGGCGTCCAAGGCCGCAGAACTTGTCAGCGCCCCCGTTGAGATAGAGCCCGGGTTTGTCGTCATAGACCACGATAAGTGTACCGGATGCGGGGCGTGTATCAGGCTCTGCCC from Methanocella conradii HZ254 harbors:
- a CDS encoding FAD-dependent oxidoreductase gives rise to the protein MAPRVGVFICHCGDNIKGTLDVDRLKMAAYAEGVECVEDYPYMCSADGQSLIKSRIKGLSLERIVVAACSPNVHEHTFRECVKDAGLNQYMVDIANIREQCAWVPSEDATGRAIDIIRSSIYGVRQAVPLENMTVNAEKRVMVVGGGISGMTAALALAKQGIHVYLLESGPTLGGNMVKIGKVFSPDKLTEECAMCSLAPIMGEVAKNRRIEVRTLSQAIGLKGHAGDFTVTIESAPAYIDQKKCTSCGKCASACPVKVKDEWNSSLSLRKAAYRPFPQAVPASYTIDGDACKKCGSCVKACSAGAIDLDAKPRRETLHAGAIIIATGHRELDPSDKHELGYGRYSGVLTQMELARLLAVNGPTAGKLKNPVTGEAPRRVVMVQCVGSRDEKPGSIPYCSKICCMVALKHASYIKDHFPDTEVYICYTDMRAPGTYENYYREVQKKGVRFIRGRVGEVFKDGPLVVRVEDTLGGGPLELEADMVVLSCALEPSPGTVQAAKALGVGMTPELFVREKHPKLDPASTTSRGIFVCGTAAGAKDITDSIMQARAAASKAAELVSAPVEIEPGFVVIDHDKCTGCGACIRLCPYGAAYTNGMVTIDPLSCIGLGGCIMRCPEHAISLPRCSDEMLYARIDGMLCDGPRILAFLDENIAYTAADNAGVNRLAYPSSIRIIRLPSIMLLKPDHLIYALKNGAIGIFLGDGTTNSPEGAVKANVAKRVEELKKALAREGLDPRRVFYYEVYLPHYRGLAARMEQFAAMLGGKGKADAPDAPIAEVRRARSL
- a CDS encoding cysteate synthase, coding for MGAYTLECPWCGRSITDHYTLRCDTCDGLIRAKYGARQLSLKSLPGMWRYYDWLPAKGYIDTPGKPITYKSEGLAKELGLKDLYISFNGYWPEMGAHMDTCSFKELEAPPTIVRAREHGGRAMVLASAGNTARAFAHISTITGFPVILVVPETGAHNIWIPGREPGDAIKLITMEKGNDYSDAIKLSERISALNGMMPEGGARNVARRDGMGVAMLDAAVFMKRMPDDYFQAIGSGTGGIAAWEAALRLREDGRFGERLPRLRLAQNLPFAPMYRAWKAGRRDIVPELDMPDAKKQISEMYTDILSNRNPPYGIKGGVYDALADTGGEMYAITNDEAIAAKKVFEDSEGIDILPPAAVAVAALMQACENGLDKRRSVLLNITGGGFERIKKEKSINKVEPCLKVSGPDVPLDDMLKVIGWPALSEKSLTL
- a CDS encoding 4Fe-4S dicluster domain-containing protein, with product MSIVFFGSMRVALRNVAEPSGDFRLEETCGYEKCMQCGRCTASCPAAFIYEDYRPRDVMRMLQIGDREALMRVIWRCGQCYSCAARCPRNNSVGAGILALRESAMAAGLAPEGIMATAAMIRKNLYGHGETFLPATFDFLEEFGPKTTQRCRDNASRRVRLGFDRDDARARPIPANSMKEIRALIDMTWPGGEADA
- a CDS encoding CoB--CoM heterodisulfide reductase iron-sulfur subunit B family protein; this encodes MLKPQSIPEDNYYLFKSCVTCSIYPGIEKSIRFVLDKIGASYTDDPRHSSCTGFGYHAGVVPLKTCLALNARNFSLAAESRDSHIACTCPTSYGTLKECKDILSRDPSQREYVEEALKKVGRNLDLSPSIHHVSEVFLARLEGIRSKAVRDLSGVRAVTHHGCHYSKIYCGDVASGDFERPTVLDDIAKALGCSVLDYNERSLCCGMGFHYTLVDREYPRSVLKRKLASIKEAGPDVIITQCPGCTFNLDYYQENLSNALGPLDIPVMYFSELVAVALGADPYDIGLDMHAVPVEPLLERLGIAGGERWRQG